A region of the Argopecten irradians isolate NY chromosome 16, Ai_NY, whole genome shotgun sequence genome:
CAAacgtccttgggggaaggggaacagaacttgtataaattttggctctggtccctcgggggcaggaggggcggggcccaataggagaaatagaggtaaatccttttaatcgctacttgtcatacagttctgaatggattgtaaccaaatttggccacaaacatccttgagggaatgggaacagaattgtataaatttttgctctgaccccctaggggcaggaggggcggggcccaataggggaagtagaggtaaatcctttaaatcgctacttgtcatagagttttacatggattgtaaccaaatttggcctcaaacatccttgggggacagaacttttataaattttggctctgatcccccgggggcaggaggggcggggcccaataggggaaatagaggcaaatcctttaaattgctactagtcatagagttctgcatggattgtaaccaaatttggacacaaacattcttgggggaagggaacagaatttgtataaattttggctctggcatccccgggggctggaggggtgtgGCCCAAtcggggaaatagaggtaaatcctttaaatcgctactagtcatacagttctgcatggattgtaaccaaatttggccacaaacatccttaagggaaggggaacagaatttgtataaattttggctctggcacccccgggggctggaggggtggggcccaacaggggaaatagaggtaaatcctttcaACCGCTACtaatcatagagttctgtatggattgtaaccaaatttggcgtCAAacgtccttgggggaaggggaacggaacttgtataaattttggctctggtccctcgggggcaggaggggcggggcccaataggagaaatagaggtaaatccttttaatcgctacttgtcatacagttctgaatggattgtaaccaaatttggccacaaacatccttgagggaatgggaacagaattgtataaattttggctcttgtcctcgggggcaggagggacagggcccaataggggaaatagatgtaaattcttttaatcgctacttgtcatagagttctgcatggaatgtaaccaaatttgaccataagcatcctttgtggaaggggaacagaacttggatacattttggctctggccccctgggggcaggacggatggggcccaataggggaaatagaggtaaatcctttaaattgctacttgtcctagagttttgcttagattttgaccaattttgaccataaacatccttgggggaagggtaacagaacttgtataaattttggctttgaccccccgggggctggaggggtggggcccaataggggatttagaggttaatattaaaattccttcagaaaagaaacgatgaacctgtattcaaaatattacttggcattacaaaccaggtgagcgatacaggccctctgggcctcttgctATAACAGGTTCTGATATGCACGTGGATATAATCTTATGTAGAAATAAACACGTGGATATTATCTAATCTAATGATACTGCAATGAGCTGTTATCTATTCACCATGTAGCTATACCTGTAATTACTTCTCAAGTCGACATTGCATGATATAGAAAATTGAAACAATTCTCTTACATTGAACGATGTACACAATACTAGCAATTTGGGTATTGCTGGTTGTTTTGGTCATTCAATATGGAACTCCATAATATTAACAAACTataaattttaaagtaatattctaatcaatataaaagatataaaaaattgtccCCTTGAAGAATAACTGAGTAGATCGACACGCGACCCGCAAATTTCAATTGGCGAATCCAATTTTGACCCAGAGCTAGCCCTGTGTGCCATCTGTGAGAAAGTTtcgacatgctattttttcttctgtaatCTTTTGAAAACCATTAGGTTTGGTGAACTAAGCTGTAAAAACATTCAAATGAACTGACAAACAAGCATaaatcactgtaaaaatgtaaaataaatttagacaaaaatatggcttcatggtcggaccgtatgtactcatttcacggAACTGTAGGTGTAAATACAATGAAGATTTGTTTTAGTACTGCTAAAATCAtattcagctcttatttgtacgtgtaaaattaaaaccaatgcataCCATgtattgaaattctcaaaatgtgtTTGGTGttgaatgataaaatattaaaagcttttcttgattcgtgggtatgaaaattacggcacatataactttcaaaaataataaaagcagACTGATAAATTAGTTTCacctgttttatatttatattcatatgatcaaatatatataccattCCATCCACTgttcaatataattaatttgttttaaatggaaatatcttttatcattcaaattttttttatcgCCTTGCAAACATAGAGATCATTTTAGAACACactatttatttttaacttacATAATTTAAACGTTCGTTTGGACCTAAATGACCCAGGCTGTCGATGGGCCTTGAAAACAaccaaaaatatgtatacattggtGCAGCTTCCAAACCATACCTAGAGTACAAACAATAAGTAAGAGACTGGTTCCTTCGTATTTtattaaaggcgactaaatttcgGGGCTTACCTTTACTCATCTCCTTTACTGACTTTGACACCGTTTCGCTTAAAAGCCCGCCCGTGTGAGGAAGTCGAGACACGGCAAAGTTCATAAAAGTAGTCCTTGCTTCTGCTTGACGTTCACCATAACGGAAGTTGGACAACTGATTTGCCCCTTGtccaattattttgtttgtttgattaattaacgactttagtgtgtctcggccaggggacagaacccagtacctcacaggggcgaacgctcaccccatggccaaaagtgaggcggtgccaagggaggcattaggaaagataaagtcagttaggaagaaaagaaaagataagatcctaaatttagtcgccttttacgatcatgcaataggggcagcaggtacagttctaacgccctacctgcagggattaatgtgtttattaaacggcatgcttcagtgataaagcactataaataGAACAAAATGTCCATTATTACAAGGAATACACAACAAGAATACACTGCAGCCTCCCTAAATATAGCCACTTACCGCAAAACAATGCACATATAAGACGCACTCCTTTAATGTCCCAGGATGTTATAAATCTAACAGAGCAAaccaaacaattaaaaataccACTTCTAACATGATTAGATGGAGTAGTTATTTTTTAATCctgaaaatcaatatttaacaaGAAGTTAGATTTTACTAAGAATACATCCGCATGCTAAACATAAATAGATTTAACATGTTTTCCCAATATCGGTGAGTCATCATTGTAtcaaacatacaatatatatgaaaacatttacatttgtgGACCTGATTAATGAGACAGAGATTTTTATCTTTTGCAGATAAACACCCGATCCGCTGGGGAGACAGACATGCCCAATCTACGCGGGATCTCAGACTGTCCATCACCGCTCCTTCAAGTAATGTTCAAACCTACGTGTTTAGAAAATTGTCCAGCGGATATACCTTTTGAATTCATGAGCATGTGCCTGACATTCTGTCCATACGGATATACAGAACACGACAACAATATAACTTGTAGAGCAGAAAAAAGtgatttgaactttgacctctgTGGGACTACAGTGTGTTCCAAAGAAACACCGTTATGTTATAGCACCCAGTGCATGTCCGAATGTCCAAATGGAACCTTTCCAAAGGGAAGAAAATGTTTACAGAGTTGTGCTGATGCTTTGCCGTTTGTTTTGAATGACAGTTGTGTATCGAAGTGCCCTGATGACAAACCATATGACGAAAATGGATATTGCGTTTCAGCATGCACATCGAGCTATTTCCTGTATAACCGGAAGTGTTTAAGTTCATGTCCAGATCAAACTTTTGTGTATAGGTCGACCTGTGTTGAAAATTGCCCTCCTGAGGCCGAGAAGTCTGTCTCAGTCTGGAATAAAACCATTTGTGTCTCAGACTGTCCTAGTTACACAGTGTTCAATGGAAGCCAATGTGAACTAATATGCCCTATCGGTCAGGACTATTTGTGGAATGGTTCTTGTGTAAGTGATTGTCCTGAAATATTCCCATACACACATAACGTGACTCGAAGCTTCTCGCCGTACCAAATAGCAGTGTGTACCGATAGTTGTCCTTCTTCAACTTACTTAGAAGAGAACCACTGTGAATCAAATTGCCCTTATATATTGTACGAAAGTAATATCAAGTGTGTTTCAAGCTGTCCGGACAAACTGCCGTTTACTACGGGAGAATCACCTCCTTTTGTCTGTGTATCGGAACAATGCCCTTCTGATAACTATATTTTCAATAACACATGCGTAAAAGTTTGTCCGGCGTCGCATCCCTTCAAAGAGAATAGGGTATGCTTGCCAAAATGTCGATCTCGGATGGTTGGTTATGAGGGCACCTGTCTATTCTCGTGTCCTGATGTTGAGATGGATGTGAATAACGGTCAATGTGAGTGTCCGAACTCGCGTCCATTCCTACATCAAATAAGTGCAACACGGGTAGAATGTCGTGTTGCCGCAGTCTGTCCCAAAGGGGAATTCACATGGCATAATAACTGTTTCTATCAGTGTCCCGACtatacatttttctttaacttcACATGTTTAGATAAATGTCCATCTTCTCATCCGTTTAAATACAGAAGTGACAGACATGGAGCGTTGTTAGCGTACGAATGTGTGTCAAACTGTCCAGAGAATACTTTTACAAATGGCGATTTTTGTTATGATCATTGTGTCAATCCATTTGTAGGTTTCCGGGGGAATTACACCTGTTTGGAAAAGTGTCCCGAATCGGATAGATGGCTCTCTGCTACTACAACTATTGCAAACCAGTTAGCGTTTGTGTGCTCAGAGAATTGCTCCGCGCCACGACTTATGAATAGCGACCAATGCCTTTTATCATGCCCAGACGACAAACCGTTTGTTGTGAATCAAACTTGTGTAAAGCAATGTCCAGTCactttaaatttaaaaacaacacatGCTCATGGAATAGTTTGTTCTAAGGTTTGTCCGGAAAACTATATCCAGGACAGTGACACCTGCATGTTGAGGTGTTCTGCAGGTAAAGTTATAATCGATGATTTATGTGTAGACGTAAAATATTGCGTCCACGAGTACCAATATATCGAGTATTCTAAACATGGAACAATTTGCCGGAAGCGATGTTTAGATAATCAATTTGTTGACAATATCCGGTGTGTGACGTCATGTCCGCTTTTTGCTCTTGGGCAGTATTGTGTAAATGAATGTCCAAGCTACCAAAAATTTACACGGGAGCAAAACTCATCCACCGTCAATCCTGACAAACAGTGCTATGAAGATTGCCCGAGCAAAACATACGCAAATGGAACAAAATGTATTGCAATTGATTGTCCGCAAAAATATGTATCTGACTCCAGAAACTGTGTTTCTGTATGTCCAAAATCTCATCCGTATGTCAAGCATCAATACGTGTGCGTCAGTACGTGTGAAGATGACTATGTGATCGCTgatgacaatacatgtatagaggAGAAACATTGTCACCAGGAGACGGGCTACTTTGTGTACAGTAGACGCTGTGTAAATGCCTGTCCCCCGGGAACATTCGTTAATTACGTTAACAACGGTTGTATTTTGTCGAGCGTGGTATATCTGTTGATAGTAGTAGGGGTGCTTGGTATCATCTCCATGACGGCGGCTCTGGTCTGGTTCTATTACTACAGACAGAGGAAGAACTGCCAGACATGCTTCACAAAAATGCAGGTATGTGATCAAATGGTTTCAAACCGAATCAACATTCGAAAATTACTGTTAAAGAATTGCTCTCGTTGCACCCATTGAACAACTATCGTAAAAGGCGCCTAAGtttggtatattttatttccttcCCATCTGATAAGAATTCTTCTTCCTGAAGTCCCGcttgacaccgcctcatttCTGGTCTTGACTGTGCTGTGTGGTTTCTGGCAGCATGCATCGGTGAGATTCCCATGCaaggtggtagtttctgctcctgcttagcgctcagtaaaaagcgagtgggacgactggttcgcccgttgtcagtataatgtgaccgggtggggtgtgttgcttggtgtcttcggcggcatgcttcagtgatatagcactataaaaagggcaaaagttcctctatacaagaagacacaacatgaatataccgcagtctcccgaaacacgcacctcgcacaacatacaagcaacacaccgcatacatgggaggccgtctttacatgaccatagctgttaataggacgttaattaatcaaacaaacaaacaaacaaacccatGCATTCACACacgacacaacacgaatataccgtaGTCACATAAAACTAACAcctgcacttcatacacgctacacaccgcatgcatgggatgCCGTCATTACGTGATACTGGCTAGTAATAGGACGTTAGTTAATCAAACCAAAAGCATTCACACTCGAAACACATTTACCAATATCAACCAGTTGTCAAGATACGcatgttatataatatgtcATGATGATTTTCCCGTCAATGTCTCATGACACGTCCTTGGTTACTGAGGCTGGAATTAGTCTACAAAAAtgtgacgttacgctcgcaaccACGTGACTACACAAAATGGTTTACGAAATAtccgtattttgggagactttGGTATGTTCGTATTGTATCTTCTTCTATAGTGGAactgtcctttttatagtgctatgtcgCTGCTCACCGCATTCATGGGAGGCCTtgcttaaatgaccctagcggCTGTTAAATAGGACTTtggttaatcaatcaaacaaacaaaccgtcCCGTATATTTCATATACAAACATTTCACGTTTTCTTCATGATTATCATTCTTACTATGATCAACACTTTCATTTCCAGGAGAGGTGTTCAGGGGACACTCCACTACTGAGAGAGGACGTATTATCAGACGGATACGCCATGACGGATATGGTAACGGACTCTCCCGGCAAGACAGACGTTACTGTATAAACGTTATA
Encoded here:
- the LOC138309979 gene encoding proprotein convertase subtilisin/kexin type 5-like, with product MPNLRGISDCPSPLLQVMFKPTCLENCPADIPFEFMSMCLTFCPYGYTEHDNNITCRAEKSDLNFDLCGTTVCSKETPLCYSTQCMSECPNGTFPKGRKCLQSCADALPFVLNDSCVSKCPDDKPYDENGYCVSACTSSYFLYNRKCLSSCPDQTFVYRSTCVENCPPEAEKSVSVWNKTICVSDCPSYTVFNGSQCELICPIGQDYLWNGSCVSDCPEIFPYTHNVTRSFSPYQIAVCTDSCPSSTYLEENHCESNCPYILYESNIKCVSSCPDKLPFTTGESPPFVCVSEQCPSDNYIFNNTCVKVCPASHPFKENRVCLPKCRSRMVGYEGTCLFSCPDVEMDVNNGQCECPNSRPFLHQISATRVECRVAAVCPKGEFTWHNNCFYQCPDYTFFFNFTCLDKCPSSHPFKYRSDRHGALLAYECVSNCPENTFTNGDFCYDHCVNPFVGFRGNYTCLEKCPESDRWLSATTTIANQLAFVCSENCSAPRLMNSDQCLLSCPDDKPFVVNQTCVKQCPVTLNLKTTHAHGIVCSKVCPENYIQDSDTCMLRCSAGKVIIDDLCVDVKYCVHEYQYIEYSKHGTICRKRCLDNQFVDNIRCVTSCPLFALGQYCVNECPSYQKFTREQNSSTVNPDKQCYEDCPSKTYANGTKCIAIDCPQKYVSDSRNCVSVCPKSHPYVKHQYVCVSTCEDDYVIADDNTCIEEKHCHQETGYFVYSRRCVNACPPGTFVNYVNNGCILSSVVYLLIVVGVLGIISMTAALVWFYYYRQRKNCQTCFTKMQERCSGDTPLLREDVLSDGYAMTDMVTDSPGKTDVTV